The Streptomyces sp. NBC_00224 genome has a window encoding:
- a CDS encoding helix-turn-helix domain-containing protein, translating into MTAGESSGSVVRRILLGSQLRRLRESRGITREAAGYSIRASESKISRMELGRVSFKARDVEDLLTLYGVTDDAERASLLGLAKEANIAGWWHSYGDVLPGWFQTYIGLEGAASLIRIYEVQFVHGLLQTEAYAHAVVRRGMPNGSNAEVDRRVALRLERQKALVSERAPRFHAVLDEAALRRPYGERDVMRGQLKHLIEVSEQPNVTLQVMPFSFGGHAGESGAFTLLRFPESDLSDIVYLEQLTSSLYLDKPEEVAQYERAMERLQKDSPGPEESCDLLRGLLQLI; encoded by the coding sequence GTGACCGCAGGAGAGTCGAGCGGGTCGGTGGTCCGGCGCATTCTGCTGGGCTCACAGCTCAGGCGCCTGCGCGAGTCCCGGGGCATCACCCGTGAGGCCGCCGGGTATTCGATCAGGGCGTCCGAGTCGAAGATCAGTCGTATGGAGTTGGGGCGGGTGAGCTTCAAGGCAAGGGATGTCGAAGACCTGCTGACGCTCTACGGGGTCACCGACGACGCCGAGCGCGCGTCGCTCCTGGGGCTGGCGAAAGAGGCCAACATCGCGGGCTGGTGGCACAGTTACGGCGATGTGCTGCCCGGCTGGTTCCAGACGTACATCGGCCTGGAGGGCGCGGCCTCGCTCATCCGGATCTATGAAGTGCAGTTCGTCCACGGCCTGTTGCAGACCGAGGCGTACGCCCACGCCGTCGTCAGGCGCGGCATGCCCAACGGCTCCAACGCGGAGGTCGACCGCCGCGTGGCGCTGCGCCTGGAGCGCCAGAAGGCCCTCGTCTCCGAGCGCGCGCCGAGGTTCCACGCCGTCCTGGACGAGGCGGCGCTGCGCCGCCCGTACGGCGAACGGGACGTGATGCGCGGCCAGTTGAAGCACCTCATCGAGGTGTCCGAGCAGCCGAACGTGACCCTCCAGGTGATGCCGTTCAGCTTCGGCGGGCACGCGGGCGAGAGCGGGGCCTTCACCCTGCTGCGCTTCCCGGAGTCCGACCTCTCCGACATCGTCTATCTGGAGCAGCTCACCAGCTCCCTCTATCTGGACAAGCCGGAGGAGGTCGCCCAGTACGAAAGGGCGATGGAACGGCTCCAGAAGGACAGCCCGGGGCCGGAGGAGAGCTGCGATCTTCTCCGCGGACTACTCCAACTCATCTGA
- a CDS encoding glutamate decarboxylase, with protein MALHPGGHKKAQEHEKEYGRLALNPFFGEADPVGSMTSAPPRHRLPDRPLAPSTAYQLVHDELMLDGNSRLNLATFVTTWMEPQAGVLMAECRDKNMIDKDEYPRTAELERRCVAMLADLWHAPDPAGAVGCSTTGSSEACMLAGMALKRRWAKRNADRYPGRDAVPNLVMGVNVQVCWEKFCAFWEVEARQVPMEGDRFHLDPRAAAELCDENTIGVVGILGSTFDGSYEPIAELCAALDALQERTGLDVPVHVDGASGAMVAPFLDEDLVWDFRLPRVSSINTSGHKYGLVYPGVGWALWRSAQELPEELVFRVNYLGGDMPTFALNFSRPGAQVVAQYYTFLRLGREGFRAVQQTTRDVARTLAEHVEAFGDFRLLTRGNELPVFAFTTTPEVKRYDVFDVSRRLRERGWLVPAYTFPPHREDLSVLRVVCRNGFSSDLAAMLVEDLGRLLPELRRQPAPLGRDSSVATAFHH; from the coding sequence ATGGCACTGCACCCGGGCGGCCACAAGAAGGCGCAGGAGCACGAGAAGGAGTACGGGCGGCTCGCCCTCAACCCGTTCTTCGGGGAGGCCGACCCGGTCGGCTCCATGACGTCGGCGCCGCCCCGGCACCGGCTGCCGGACCGGCCGCTGGCCCCCTCCACGGCGTACCAGCTCGTCCACGACGAACTGATGCTGGACGGCAACTCCCGGCTCAACCTGGCCACCTTCGTCACCACCTGGATGGAGCCGCAGGCCGGGGTGCTGATGGCGGAGTGCCGGGACAAGAACATGATCGACAAGGACGAGTACCCGCGCACCGCCGAGCTGGAGCGGCGCTGTGTGGCGATGCTCGCGGACCTGTGGCACGCGCCCGACCCGGCCGGGGCGGTGGGCTGCTCCACGACGGGGTCGAGCGAGGCGTGCATGCTCGCCGGGATGGCGCTCAAGCGGCGCTGGGCGAAGCGGAACGCGGACCGCTATCCGGGGCGGGACGCGGTGCCGAACCTGGTGATGGGCGTGAACGTCCAGGTCTGCTGGGAGAAGTTCTGCGCCTTCTGGGAGGTCGAGGCGCGCCAGGTCCCGATGGAGGGCGACCGCTTCCACCTCGACCCGCGGGCGGCGGCCGAGCTGTGCGACGAGAACACGATCGGCGTGGTCGGGATCCTCGGCTCGACCTTCGACGGATCGTACGAGCCGATCGCGGAACTCTGCGCGGCCCTCGACGCGTTGCAGGAGCGTACGGGTCTTGACGTGCCGGTCCATGTGGACGGCGCGTCGGGGGCGATGGTGGCGCCCTTCCTGGACGAGGACCTGGTGTGGGACTTCCGGCTGCCCAGGGTCTCGTCGATCAACACGTCCGGGCACAAGTACGGCCTGGTGTACCCGGGCGTGGGGTGGGCGCTGTGGCGCTCGGCGCAGGAGCTCCCGGAGGAGCTGGTCTTCCGGGTGAACTACCTGGGCGGCGACATGCCCACGTTCGCGCTGAACTTCTCCCGGCCGGGGGCGCAGGTGGTCGCCCAGTACTACACGTTCCTGCGGCTGGGGCGGGAGGGTTTCCGGGCGGTGCAGCAGACCACCCGGGACGTGGCGCGGACTCTCGCCGAGCACGTCGAGGCGTTCGGCGACTTCCGGCTGCTCACGCGCGGGAACGAGTTGCCGGTGTTCGCGTTCACCACGACGCCGGAGGTGAAGCGGTACGACGTGTTCGATGTGTCGCGGCGGCTGCGGGAGCGGGGGTGGCTGGTGCCCGCCTATACGTTCCCGCCGCACCGGGAGGATCTGTCCGTGCTGCGGGTGGTGTGCCGCAACGGGTTCTCGTCGGACCTGGCGGCGATGCTGGTGGAGGATCTGGGGCGGCTTCTTCCCGAGCTGCGTCGGCAGCCGGCCCCCTTGGGCCGTGATTCGTCGGTGGCCACGGCCTTCCACCACTGA
- a CDS encoding YbjQ family protein codes for MGIEEYGGGQGAQSDVLVVTTNDVPGYQVQQVIGEVFGLTVRSRHLGSQIGAGLKSMIGGELKGLTKTLVQTRNQAMERLVEQARARGANAVLMMRFDVTEAADVGTEVCAYGTAVVITKL; via the coding sequence ATGGGCATCGAGGAATACGGCGGCGGGCAGGGCGCGCAGTCCGACGTACTGGTCGTGACGACGAACGACGTACCCGGCTATCAGGTCCAGCAGGTCATCGGAGAGGTCTTCGGCCTGACCGTCCGCTCCCGCCACCTCGGCAGCCAGATCGGCGCCGGACTGAAGTCCATGATCGGCGGCGAGCTGAAGGGGCTGACCAAGACGCTCGTGCAGACCCGGAACCAGGCGATGGAGCGGCTGGTCGAGCAGGCACGCGCGCGTGGGGCGAACGCCGTCCTCATGATGCGCTTCGACGTCACCGAGGCGGCCGACGTCGGGACGGAGGTCTGCGCGTACGGAACGGCGGTTGTGATCACGAAGCTCTGA
- a CDS encoding zinc-dependent metalloprotease yields MTRIGGAEMVDWNLAVATATRLVRPGPDVSRDEARAIVAELRRHAKASEEHVRAFTRMIPESVRPADTPVLVVDRGGWVKANVAGFRELLKPLLDKMQDRRGGSPGGAVLGAVGGKVTGVELGMLLSFLSSRVLGQYETFAPPTRELPAGENGGGRLLLVAPNIVHVERELDVDPHDFRLWVCLHEETHRTQFTGVPWLRDHLEGEIQSFLGETDVDPMTVLERLREAAQSLTGSRPEGEEGDSGRSLVELVQTPAQREILSRLTAVMSLLEGHADFVMDGVGPQVVPSVAEIREKFQQRRAKGASRLDQALRKLLGLDAKLRQYRDGERFVRAVVDQVGMDGFNRVWTSPNTLPTKAEIAKPADWVARVHSRTEG; encoded by the coding sequence ATGACGCGCATCGGTGGTGCCGAGATGGTCGACTGGAACCTCGCGGTGGCGACCGCGACCCGACTGGTGAGGCCGGGCCCCGACGTGAGCCGGGACGAGGCGCGAGCCATCGTCGCCGAGCTGCGCCGGCACGCCAAGGCCTCGGAAGAACACGTACGGGCGTTCACCCGGATGATCCCGGAGAGCGTGCGGCCCGCCGACACCCCCGTCCTCGTGGTCGACCGCGGGGGCTGGGTCAAGGCCAACGTGGCCGGATTCCGGGAACTCCTGAAGCCGCTGCTCGACAAGATGCAGGACCGCCGGGGCGGCAGCCCGGGCGGCGCCGTGCTCGGCGCGGTCGGCGGCAAGGTCACCGGCGTGGAGCTGGGGATGCTGCTCAGCTTCCTGTCCTCGCGGGTCCTCGGCCAGTACGAGACGTTCGCGCCCCCCACCCGCGAGCTCCCGGCCGGGGAGAACGGCGGCGGCCGCCTCCTCCTGGTCGCCCCCAACATCGTCCACGTGGAGCGCGAGCTCGACGTCGACCCGCACGACTTCCGGCTCTGGGTGTGCCTGCACGAGGAGACCCACCGCACCCAGTTCACCGGCGTGCCCTGGCTGCGCGACCACCTTGAGGGCGAAATCCAGTCATTCCTCGGCGAGACCGACGTCGACCCGATGACCGTCCTGGAGCGGCTGCGCGAGGCCGCCCAGTCGCTCACCGGAAGCCGCCCCGAGGGCGAGGAGGGCGACAGCGGCCGTTCCCTGGTCGAGCTGGTGCAGACCCCCGCCCAGCGCGAGATCCTCAGCCGGCTCACCGCCGTGATGTCGCTCCTGGAGGGCCACGCGGACTTCGTGATGGACGGCGTCGGACCGCAGGTCGTGCCCTCGGTGGCCGAGATCCGCGAGAAGTTCCAGCAGCGCCGCGCCAAGGGCGCCTCCCGCCTCGACCAGGCCCTGCGCAAGCTGCTCGGCCTGGACGCGAAGCTGCGCCAGTACCGCGACGGCGAGCGGTTCGTCCGGGCGGTCGTCGACCAGGTCGGCATGGACGGCTTCAACCGGGTCTGGACCTCGCCCAACACGCTCCCCACCAAGGCGGAGATCGCCAAACCGGCGGACTGGGTCGCGCGGGTGCACAGCAGGACAGAGGGCTGA
- the dacB gene encoding D-alanyl-D-alanine carboxypeptidase/D-alanyl-D-alanine-endopeptidase: MPGPKTWQLMAGAAAVGMAVAAGAVATAGPWDSGQRTAERDRAAARQRTGGAHHLGAPPAPAPAPSARGVLTALSAPADAPADTALDQVLGPLLASPGLGPRPAAAVYDTATGKQLYGQRADTAMTPASTVKIATAVAALSALGPDHRIPTTVVAPATGGALTLVGGGDPTLGRDGLRALADATARALRTRGVTDAALTYDLSRYSGPELHPIGPNENIAPVVALMTDEGRTGGTSQAFGSGGGSDSGPAPRTGDPAGDTARTFASLLRERGVTAAAPRPGKAPQGATELARTLSAPLSDLVERMLTNSDNDLAEALARQTAIATGRPADFDGAAKAVADRLAALDLPQAAAARFADGSGLNRDDRVSAQLLTLLLARAADPAHPELRPVLTGLPVAGFTGTLRGRYGAASSGTGLVRAKTGTLSGVNALAGTVVDADGHLLTFAFLAADTPGPDPAQRALDRLAERLADCGCRAGAAQPAP; the protein is encoded by the coding sequence GTGCCGGGACCCAAGACATGGCAGCTCATGGCGGGTGCGGCTGCGGTAGGCATGGCGGTGGCGGCCGGAGCGGTGGCCACGGCCGGTCCCTGGGACTCCGGTCAGCGTACGGCCGAGCGCGACCGTGCGGCGGCCCGGCAGCGGACAGGTGGCGCACATCACCTGGGCGCGCCCCCCGCACCGGCGCCCGCGCCCAGCGCGAGGGGCGTGCTCACCGCGCTGAGCGCCCCCGCGGACGCTCCGGCGGACACCGCGCTCGACCAGGTCCTCGGCCCCCTGCTCGCCTCGCCCGGCCTCGGCCCGCGGCCCGCCGCCGCCGTGTACGACACGGCCACCGGAAAACAGCTCTACGGGCAGCGCGCGGACACCGCCATGACACCCGCCTCCACCGTCAAGATCGCCACCGCTGTCGCCGCCCTGTCGGCGCTCGGCCCCGACCACCGCATCCCCACCACCGTCGTCGCCCCCGCCACGGGAGGCGCGCTCACCCTCGTCGGCGGCGGCGACCCCACCCTCGGCAGGGACGGCCTGCGCGCCCTCGCCGACGCCACCGCCCGCGCCCTGCGCACCCGGGGCGTCACCGACGCGGCCCTCACCTACGACCTCTCCCGCTACAGCGGCCCCGAGCTGCACCCCATCGGCCCGAACGAGAACATCGCGCCCGTCGTCGCCCTGATGACCGACGAAGGCCGCACTGGGGGCACCTCCCAGGCTTTCGGCTCTGGGGGAGGCAGCGACAGCGGGCCCGCCCCGCGCACCGGGGACCCGGCGGGCGACACTGCCCGTACGTTCGCCTCGCTGCTGCGCGAGCGCGGCGTCACCGCCGCCGCGCCCCGGCCCGGAAAGGCCCCGCAGGGCGCCACCGAGCTCGCCCGCACCCTCTCCGCGCCGCTCTCGGACCTGGTCGAGCGGATGCTGACCAACAGCGACAACGACCTCGCCGAGGCGCTCGCCCGCCAGACCGCCATCGCCACCGGGCGGCCCGCCGACTTCGACGGGGCCGCCAAGGCCGTCGCCGACCGGCTCGCCGCACTCGACCTGCCGCAGGCCGCCGCCGCCCGGTTCGCCGACGGCAGCGGCCTCAACCGCGACGACCGGGTCAGCGCCCAGCTCCTGACCCTGCTGCTCGCCCGCGCCGCCGACCCCGCCCACCCGGAGCTGCGCCCGGTCCTCACCGGCCTGCCCGTCGCCGGATTCACCGGCACCCTGCGCGGCCGCTACGGCGCCGCCTCCTCGGGCACCGGCCTCGTCCGCGCCAAGACCGGCACCCTCTCCGGCGTCAACGCGCTCGCGGGCACGGTCGTGGACGCCGACGGCCATCTGCTCACCTTCGCCTTCCTCGCCGCGGACACCCCCGGCCCCGACCCGGCCCAACGCGCCCTCGACCGGCTCGCCGAGCGACTGGCCGACTGCGGCTGCCGGGCCGGCGCCGCGCAACCCGCCCCGTAA
- a CDS encoding inorganic diphosphatase, translating into MEFDVTIEIPKGSRNKYEVDHETGRIRLDRRLFTSTSYPADYGFVENTLGEDGDPLDALVILDEPTFPGCLIRCRAIGMFRMTDEAGGDDKLLCVPASDPRVEHLRDIHHVSEFDRLEIQHFFEVYKDLEPGKSVEGADWVGRAEAEEEIKASYKRLEAQGGAH; encoded by the coding sequence GTGGAGTTCGACGTCACCATCGAGATCCCGAAGGGTTCGCGGAACAAGTACGAGGTGGACCACGAGACCGGCCGGATCCGCCTGGACCGTCGGCTCTTCACCTCGACCAGCTACCCGGCCGACTACGGCTTCGTCGAGAACACCCTCGGCGAGGACGGCGACCCGCTGGACGCGCTGGTCATCCTGGACGAGCCGACCTTCCCGGGCTGCCTGATCCGCTGCCGCGCCATCGGCATGTTCCGTATGACCGACGAGGCGGGCGGCGACGACAAGCTGCTCTGCGTGCCGGCGTCCGACCCGCGCGTCGAGCACCTGCGCGACATCCACCACGTGTCGGAGTTCGACCGCCTGGAGATCCAGCACTTCTTCGAGGTCTACAAGGACCTGGAGCCCGGCAAGTCCGTCGAGGGCGCCGACTGGGTCGGCCGCGCCGAGGCCGAGGAAGAGATCAAGGCCTCCTACAAGCGCCTGGAGGCGCAGGGCGGCGCGCACTGA
- a CDS encoding PadR family transcriptional regulator — MSAIRLLVLGAIRQHGRAHGYQVRNDLEYWGAHEWSNAKPGSIYHALKQMAKEGVLHAHEIAPSTAGGPPRTEYELTDAGREEYLKLLRAALTSYDQKMDMLSAAIGFMVDLPRTEVVALLRDRLERLAAWRTRVTEHYTPEEGPESLGHIGEIMNMWVHSADGEAEWTGGLIGRIEGGAYTFAGEGDPFVAVLADGGAP, encoded by the coding sequence ATGTCAGCGATCCGACTCCTCGTCCTCGGCGCGATCCGCCAGCACGGCCGGGCGCACGGCTACCAGGTCCGCAACGACCTGGAGTACTGGGGCGCCCACGAGTGGTCCAACGCCAAGCCCGGCTCGATCTACCACGCCCTCAAACAGATGGCGAAGGAGGGCGTGCTGCACGCCCACGAGATCGCGCCGAGCACGGCGGGCGGTCCGCCGCGCACCGAGTACGAGCTGACGGACGCGGGCCGCGAGGAGTACCTGAAGCTGTTGCGCGCGGCGCTGACCTCGTACGACCAGAAGATGGACATGCTCTCGGCGGCGATCGGCTTCATGGTCGACCTGCCGCGCACGGAGGTGGTGGCGCTGCTGCGCGACCGCCTGGAGCGGCTGGCGGCGTGGCGCACCAGGGTGACGGAGCACTACACCCCCGAGGAAGGCCCCGAGTCCCTCGGCCACATCGGCGAGATCATGAACATGTGGGTCCACTCGGCGGACGGGGAAGCGGAGTGGACGGGGGGCCTGATCGGCCGGATCGAGGGGGGCGCGTACACGTTCGCGGGCGAGGGCGACCCGTTCGTGGCGGTCCTGGCGGACGGGGGCGCCCCATAG
- a CDS encoding threonine/serine exporter family protein, with translation MAEQQESEERKPPSDEARSAFAAPDGVDQPGPPEEDSPTSEFALPAGVPEPEPAVEQPASAFALPSTYSAREAPSPMVTTAGLPLVRLSKDAPWQDRMRTMLRMPVGDRPVPETALKTDESGPAVPRVLDLTMRIGELLLAGGEGAEDVEAAMFAICRSYGLDRCEPTVTFTLLSITHQPSLVDDPVTANRTVRRRGTDYTRLAAVHRLVTDMTSPDHDVTLEEAYRRLAEIRRNRHPYPGWVLTMAAGGLAGAASVLVGGGVTVFLLAAAGAILGDRLAWLCAARGLPEFYQFVVAAMPPAAMGVALSLLGWDLRPSAVITGGLFALIPGRALVAAVQDGLTGFYITASARLLEVTYFFVAIVIGVLTVLYGGLQVDAKLNPEGALSPIERPVVQTLASMALCLTFAVLLQQERSTVWIATVNGGIAWVIYASIAVTAKGSPIMATAVAAGLVGLFGQLLARYRNTSALPYVTAAIGPLLPGSATYFGVLAIAQNHRDQGLANIAKAAALAMAIAIGVNLGSEMSRMFLKAPGAEARKAAKRTRGF, from the coding sequence GTGGCTGAGCAGCAGGAGTCCGAGGAGCGCAAGCCGCCCTCGGACGAGGCGCGCAGCGCCTTCGCGGCTCCCGACGGGGTGGATCAGCCCGGCCCCCCCGAGGAGGACTCACCGACCTCCGAGTTCGCCCTGCCGGCCGGGGTGCCGGAGCCCGAGCCCGCCGTCGAACAGCCCGCCTCCGCCTTCGCGCTGCCCAGCACCTACTCGGCCCGCGAGGCCCCGTCCCCGATGGTCACCACCGCCGGGCTGCCGCTGGTGCGGCTCTCCAAGGACGCGCCCTGGCAGGACCGGATGCGCACCATGCTGCGGATGCCGGTGGGCGATCGGCCGGTGCCGGAGACGGCCCTGAAGACCGACGAGTCCGGGCCCGCCGTGCCGCGCGTGCTCGACCTGACGATGCGTATCGGCGAGCTGCTGCTCGCGGGCGGCGAGGGCGCGGAGGACGTCGAGGCGGCGATGTTCGCGATCTGCCGCTCGTACGGCCTGGACCGCTGCGAGCCGACGGTGACCTTCACCCTGCTGTCCATCACCCACCAGCCGTCCCTGGTGGACGACCCGGTCACGGCGAACCGGACGGTACGCCGCCGGGGCACCGACTACACGCGCCTGGCGGCCGTGCACCGGCTCGTCACCGACATGACCAGCCCCGACCACGACGTCACCCTCGAAGAGGCCTACCGCCGGCTGGCGGAGATCCGCCGCAACCGGCACCCGTACCCCGGCTGGGTCCTCACCATGGCCGCGGGCGGGCTCGCCGGGGCGGCCTCCGTGCTGGTGGGCGGCGGTGTCACGGTGTTCCTGCTGGCCGCGGCCGGTGCGATCCTCGGCGACCGGCTCGCCTGGCTCTGCGCGGCGCGCGGACTGCCCGAGTTCTACCAGTTCGTGGTGGCGGCGATGCCTCCCGCGGCGATGGGGGTGGCGCTCAGCCTCCTCGGCTGGGACCTGCGGCCCTCGGCGGTGATCACCGGTGGGCTCTTCGCCCTGATCCCGGGGCGGGCGCTGGTGGCCGCCGTGCAGGACGGTCTGACCGGCTTCTACATCACCGCCTCGGCCCGCCTCCTTGAGGTCACCTACTTCTTCGTGGCGATCGTGATCGGCGTGCTCACCGTGCTGTACGGGGGGCTCCAGGTCGACGCCAAGCTGAACCCGGAGGGGGCGCTGAGCCCCATCGAGCGGCCCGTCGTGCAGACGCTCGCGTCGATGGCGCTGTGCCTGACCTTCGCCGTCCTGCTCCAGCAGGAACGGTCCACCGTGTGGATCGCGACGGTCAACGGCGGGATCGCCTGGGTGATCTACGCGTCGATCGCGGTCACCGCGAAGGGCTCACCGATCATGGCGACGGCGGTGGCCGCCGGCCTGGTCGGCCTCTTCGGCCAGCTGCTCGCGCGCTACCGCAACACCTCCGCGCTGCCGTACGTGACGGCCGCGATCGGCCCGCTGCTGCCCGGCAGCGCCACCTACTTCGGTGTGCTCGCGATCGCCCAGAACCACCGGGACCAGGGCCTCGCCAACATCGCCAAGGCGGCGGCGCTGGCGATGGCCATCGCGATCGGGGTGAACCTCGGAAGCGAGATGTCCCGGATGTTCCTCAAGGCGCCGGGCGCGGAGGCGCGCAAGGCCGCGAAGCGGACGCGGGGGTTCTAG
- a CDS encoding DedA family protein: protein MTNLALGPSWLDPDQLLSSFGLAGLLVIVFAESGLLIGFFLPGDSLLFTTGLLVTSGKIDTPLWLVCLAVVAAAVLGDQVGYLFGRKVGPSLFNRPDSKLFKQENVEKAHEFFEKYGPKSLVLARFVPIVRTFTPIIAGVSRMNYRSFITYNVIGGALWGAGVTLLGAALGNVEFVHKHIELMLVAIVLVSVVPIAIEFLRARSKAKKAGPGGPGAAGPSGPPAPQRRRHAKR, encoded by the coding sequence GTGACCAACCTCGCACTCGGTCCGAGCTGGCTGGACCCCGACCAGCTGCTGTCGTCCTTCGGCCTGGCCGGTCTGCTGGTGATCGTCTTCGCCGAGTCCGGCCTGCTCATCGGCTTCTTCCTGCCGGGCGACTCGCTCCTGTTCACCACCGGTCTGCTGGTCACCAGCGGCAAGATCGACACCCCGCTGTGGCTGGTCTGCCTGGCGGTCGTGGCCGCCGCCGTCCTCGGCGACCAGGTGGGCTACCTCTTCGGCCGCAAGGTCGGACCGTCGCTCTTCAACCGGCCGGACTCCAAGCTCTTCAAGCAGGAGAACGTGGAGAAGGCCCACGAGTTCTTCGAGAAGTACGGTCCGAAGTCGCTGGTCCTTGCCCGCTTCGTGCCGATCGTGCGGACGTTCACGCCGATCATCGCGGGCGTGAGCCGGATGAACTACCGCTCGTTCATCACGTACAACGTGATCGGCGGCGCGCTGTGGGGCGCGGGCGTGACGCTGCTCGGCGCGGCGCTCGGCAACGTCGAGTTCGTGCACAAGCACATCGAGCTGATGCTGGTCGCGATCGTGCTCGTCTCGGTGGTCCCGATCGCGATCGAGTTCCTGCGGGCCCGCTCCAAGGCGAAGAAGGCGGGCCCGGGCGGCCCCGGTGCGGCAGGCCCGTCCGGCCCGCCCGCACCCCAGCGCCGACGCCACGCCAAGCGGTAA
- a CDS encoding aldehyde dehydrogenase family protein — translation MSFFTDLAHQYIDGEWRTGSGSWDIIDFDPYNGEKLAAITVATVDEVDEAYRAAERAQIGWGETNPYSRRLVFERALRITEEREPEIIEAIVTELGGTRLKAGYEVHLAKEFLREAIQLAIRPEGRILPSPVDGKENRVYRLPVGVVGVISPFNFPFLVTLKSVAPALALGNAVVIKPNQNAPVVGGGLIAKIFEDAGLPAGLLNVLVTDIAEIGDALIEHPVPKVISFAGSDRTGRHVAAVAGSHFKRAILELSGNSALVVLDDADIDYAVEAAVFSRFVYQGQVCMAANRVLVDRSIEQKFTEKFCARVAALKTGDPADPATDIGPVINNFQADALTSLVDQALAEGATALVRGRTRGSLVEPTVLTGLPEDSPLLRQEIFGPVVLLLSFDGEEEAVRMANDSPYGLSGAVHTANVERGVRFAKRIVTGMIHVNDSTIQDEPLVSFGGEKYSGLGRLNGDSTIEAFTTQKWISVQHGRSQFPF, via the coding sequence ATGTCCTTCTTCACCGACCTGGCCCACCAGTACATCGACGGCGAGTGGCGCACCGGCAGTGGGTCGTGGGACATCATCGACTTCGATCCGTACAACGGGGAGAAGCTCGCCGCCATCACGGTCGCCACGGTGGACGAGGTCGACGAGGCCTATCGCGCGGCCGAGCGCGCCCAGATCGGCTGGGGTGAGACCAACCCGTACAGCCGAAGACTGGTTTTCGAGCGCGCGCTGCGGATCACCGAGGAGCGCGAGCCGGAGATCATCGAGGCGATCGTCACCGAGCTGGGTGGCACCCGCCTCAAGGCCGGGTACGAGGTGCACCTCGCCAAGGAGTTCCTGCGCGAGGCGATACAGCTGGCGATACGGCCGGAGGGCCGGATCCTGCCCTCGCCCGTCGACGGCAAGGAGAACCGCGTCTACCGGCTGCCGGTCGGCGTGGTCGGGGTGATCAGCCCCTTCAACTTCCCCTTCCTGGTGACGCTGAAGTCGGTCGCACCGGCCCTGGCGCTCGGCAACGCCGTCGTCATCAAGCCGAACCAGAACGCGCCGGTGGTCGGCGGCGGCCTCATCGCCAAGATCTTCGAGGACGCGGGCCTGCCGGCCGGGCTGCTGAACGTGCTGGTCACGGACATCGCCGAGATAGGCGACGCGCTGATAGAGCACCCGGTGCCCAAGGTGATCTCGTTCGCCGGCTCCGACCGCACCGGCCGCCATGTGGCCGCCGTCGCGGGCAGCCACTTCAAGCGGGCCATCCTGGAGCTGAGCGGCAACAGCGCGCTGGTGGTCCTGGACGACGCGGACATCGACTACGCGGTCGAGGCGGCGGTTTTCAGCCGATTCGTCTACCAGGGCCAGGTCTGTATGGCCGCCAACCGCGTCCTGGTGGACCGGAGCATCGAGCAGAAGTTCACCGAGAAGTTCTGCGCGCGCGTCGCGGCCCTCAAGACCGGCGACCCGGCCGACCCGGCCACCGACATCGGCCCGGTCATCAACAACTTCCAGGCGGACGCGCTCACTTCGCTGGTCGACCAGGCCCTGGCCGAGGGCGCCACCGCGCTCGTACGGGGCCGCACGCGCGGCAGCCTCGTCGAGCCGACCGTCCTGACCGGACTGCCCGAGGACTCCCCGCTGCTGCGGCAGGAGATCTTCGGCCCGGTGGTGCTGCTGCTCTCCTTCGACGGCGAGGAGGAGGCGGTACGGATGGCCAACGACAGCCCGTACGGACTGAGTGGCGCCGTGCACACCGCCAACGTGGAGCGGGGCGTGCGGTTCGCCAAGCGGATCGTCACCGGGATGATCCACGTCAACGACTCGACCATCCAGGACGAGCCGCTGGTGTCGTTCGGCGGCGAGAAGTACTCCGGGCTCGGGCGGCTGAACGGCGACTCCACGATCGAGGCGTTCACCACCCAGAAGTGGATCTCCGTGCAGCACGGGAGGAGCCAGTTCCCGTTCTGA